A stretch of Megalobrama amblycephala isolate DHTTF-2021 linkage group LG14, ASM1881202v1, whole genome shotgun sequence DNA encodes these proteins:
- the ccdc3a gene encoding coiled-coil domain-containing protein 3a produces the protein MHLALLLTLGFGFAFACQLPSEWRPLSEGCRAELAEIIVYAKVLAIHEEPYASSLYNYLPYQKHERAEDALLYAAEVELLCDQAWGSMLEVPAGSRLNLTGLGYFSCQSHTVMENNSYIFFLRMDENYNILPHGVNFQDAIFPDTLDNRRLFSSLFQFSNCSGGQTVHNFNSDWESQEDSRLLCSSVQKVLFEEEERVGQLQERVAELERKNEQLKERVGKLRHSLRKARRMSRRAERERLELRELLKTAERRAGHHLNAIPPQHSPSRHRYTHGL, from the exons ATGCACCTTGCGCTTCTGCTAACGCTGGGTTTCGGGTTCGCGTTTGCATGCCAGCTACCCAGCGAGTGGCGACCCCTCAGCGAGGGCTGTCGGGCTGAACTCGCCGAGATCATCGTGTACGCGAAGGTATTGGCCATCCACGAGGAGCCGTACGCGTCCAGTCTGTACAACTACCTGCCGTACCAGAAACACGAGCGCGCAGAGGACGCGCTGCTGTACGCGGCGGAGGTGGAGTTGCTATGCGACCAGGCGTGGGGCAGCATGCTGGAGGTGCCCGCGGGCTCGCGCCTCAACCTCACGGGACTCGGGTACTTCAGCTGTCAGTCACACACCGTGATGGAAAACAACTCCTACATATTCTTCCTCAG AATGGATGAAAACTACAACATCCTCCCTCATGGAGTTAACTTCCAGGACGCCATATTCCCTGACACACTGGATAACAGACGACTGTTTTCCAGCCTCTTCCAGTTCTCAAACTGCTCTGGCGGACAGACGGTGCACAACTTTAATAGTGATTGGGAGAGCCAGGAAGACAGCAGG CTGCTGTGTTCGTCCGTGCAGAAGGTGTTGTTCGAGGAGGAGGAACGGGTTGGACAGCTCCAGGAGCGTGTGGCTGAGCTGGAGAGGAAGAATGAACAGTTAAAAGAACGAGTGGGGAAACTGAGGCATTCTCTGAGGAAAGCCCGGAGGATGTCCCGCCGCGCAGAGCGGGAACGCCTGGAGCTCCGAGAGCTCCTGAAGACGGCAGAGAGACGTGCAGGACATCACCTCAATGCCATTCCACCCCAACACAGCCCTTCACGCCACAGATACACACATGGACTGTGA
- the optn gene encoding optineurin, with translation MASGSSMMNGDISHPRGSGPGNVGSLEETLQQMNTLIKENRELKEALKQTNLSMKERFEGLSAWKEKQKEERDFLEQRLEEAKTRLTTVDADNEMLKKRVEELEKSGAECLHTELEALRGQIGRLQAEKNDLVALNSELQLKMGQGSPRDSFIEIRIAEDDLKVTRDLPDTQMDSSAFCMPKAESEEQTVRQLLHSLRAETDAKERLQLAFQEARGRIAELENRLDHADSSAQTSLPCATEINSSAEVKNLEDQLLKLCNELKQAQIKLDDAENMKRNLQDRCRDLEQDLGTLKTQLGEKQKVQAENDSLKVQMESLQAAIKLEQKKTQDEKNNLNQLKDAYTKLFEDYNELQEEKKKKEGSVSREEYDDLQTRFATAEKALADKQLKIDEMKMEIFQKEKELETISVFQAQAEIYSSDFYAERAAREKIHEEKERLATQLEYVKKQNSQLQEEMESLGRHSMSEMQRRHVPRGANPQGPASPHHLQGGDWQQQNIPEHACPKCGEVLPDLDSLQIHIMDCII, from the exons ATGGCATCTGGTTCATCAATGATGAACGGGGACATCAGTCACCCACGCGGGTCTGGCCCGGGGAATGTGGGCAGTTTAGAGGAGACCCTCCAGCAAATGAACACCCTGATCAAAGAGAACAGAGAGCTGAAAG AGGCGCTGAAACAGACCAACTTGTCAATGAAGGAGAGATTTGAGGGTCTGTCTGCATGGAAGGAGAAGCAAAAGGAGGAGAGAGACTTTCTGGAGCAACGATTAGAGGAGGCCAAAACCAGACTGACTACTGTGGATGCAGATAACGAGATGCTGAAGAAACGAGTGGAAGAGCTGGAAAAAAGTGGAGCCGAG TGTTTACACACTGAACTGGAGGCACTGAGGGGACAGATTGGTCGTCTACAGGCTGAGAAGAATGATCTGGTAGCATTGAACTCCGAACTCCAGCTCAAAATGGGACAAGGTTCACCTAGAGACTCCTTCATTGAGATTAGGATAGCT GAAGATGATTTAAAAGTGACCAGAGATTTACCTGATACACAAATGGACTCATCTGCTTTCTGCAT GCCAAAGGCTGAGTCGGAGGAACAGACAGTGAGGCAGCTGCTTCACTCCCTCAGAGCAGAGACTGATGCGAAGGAGAGACTGCAGCTAGCGTTCCAGGAGGCACGTGGAAG AATTGCAGAGTTAGAGAACAGACTGGATCACGCTGACAGCAGCGCACAGACGTCTCTCCCCTGTGCAACTGAAATCAAC tCAAGCGCTGAGGTGAAGAATCTGGAGGATCAGTTGTTGAAGCTCTGTAATGAATTGAAACAAGCTCAGATCAAACTAGATGATGCTGAGAACATGAAAAGAAACCTGCAAGACAG GTGTAGGGATTTGGAGCAAGATCTGGGCACCTTAAAGACTCAGCTCGGAGAGAAACAGAAGGTCCAGGCTGAGAACGACAGTCTGAAGGTTCAGATGGAAAGTCTCCAGGCTGCTATTAAACTGGAACAGAAGAAAACTCAGGATGAGAA GAACAACCTAAACCAGCTGAAAGATGCCTACACCAAGCTGTTTGaagactacaatgagcttcaagaggaaaagaagaagaaagag GGTAGTGTATCACGGGAAGAGTACGATGACCTCCAAACCAGGTTTGCTACGGCTGAAAAGGCACTGGCAGACAAACAGCTGAAGATTGATGAAATGAAGATGGAAATCTTCCAGAAGGAAAAGGAACTAGAAACTATCTCTGTTTTCCAGGCTCAG GCAGAGATATATTCCTCTGACTTCTACGCTGAAAGAGCAGCTCGGGAGAAGATTCACGAGGAGAAAGAGCGTTTGGCCACTCAACTGGAGTATGTGAAGAAACAGAACAGCCAACTTCAGGAGGAGATGGAATCACTTGGCAG GCATTCCATGAGTGAGATGCAAAGGAGACATGTGCCACGTGGGGCCAATCCACAAGGCCCCGCATCTCCACACCATCTGCAAGGAG GCGATTGGCAGCAGCAGAATATTCCAGAACATGCTTGTCCCAAATGTGGGGAAGTCCTACCTGACCTGGACTCTCTGCAGATCCACATCATGGATTGCATCATCTGA